One part of the Rattus rattus isolate New Zealand chromosome 14, Rrattus_CSIRO_v1, whole genome shotgun sequence genome encodes these proteins:
- the Gpx6 gene encoding glutathione peroxidase 6, whose product MTQQFWGPCLFSLFMAALAQETLDPQKSKVDCNKGVAGTIYEYGANTLDGGEYVRFQQYAGKHILFVNVASFCGLTATYPELNALQEELRPFNVSVLGFPCNQFGKQEPGKNSEILLGLKYVRPGGGFVPNFQLFEKGDVNGDNEQKVFSFLKSSCPPTSELLGSPEHLFWDPMKVHDIRWNFEKFLVGPDGVPVMRWFHQTPVRVVQSDIMEYLNQTRTQ is encoded by the exons ATGACCCAGCAGTTCTGGGGTCCCTGTCTTTTCTCATTGTTTATGGCTGCATTGGCTCAGGAGACACTGGATCCTCAAAAATCAAAG GTGGATTGCAACAAAGGGGTGGCTGGCACCATCTATGAGTACGGAGCCAACACCTTAGATGGTGGGGAGTATGTCCGGTTCCAGCAGTATGCAGGAAAGCACATCCTCTTTGTCAACGTGGCGTCCTTCTGTGGCCTGACAGCTACGTACCCTG AACTGAACGCattgcaggaggagctgagaccaTTCAATGTCAGTGTTTTGGGCTTTCCATGCAACCAGTTTGGAAAacaagaacctggaaagaactcagagatcctccttgGACTCAA ATATGTTCGCCCAGGCGGTGGCTTTGTTCCCAATTTCCAGCTCTTTGAGAAGGGGGATGTGAACGGAGACAATGAACAAAaggttttttctttcctaaag AGCTCCTGCCCTCCCACCTCTGAACTTCTTGGCTCTCCAGAACATCTCTTCTGGGATCCCATGAAGGTCCATGACATTCGCTGGAACTTTGAGAAGTTCCTGGTGGGACCGGATGGAGTCCCTGTCATGCGCTGGTTCCACCAGACTCCTGTCAGAGTTGTCCAGTCAGACATCATGGAGTACCTAAACCAAACCCGTACCCAGTAG